In a genomic window of Alcanivorax sp.:
- a CDS encoding ClpXP protease specificity-enhancing factor, with the protein MSDMSPNRPYLIRAIHEWICDNGLTTHLAVNASYPGVEVPQDFVQDGQIVLNIAPRAVTNFIAGNEEITFSARFGGMPMTLRVPVNAVVAVFARENGQGMAFDPAEPPPEPTPPEPEKDDSKGKVSHLKVVK; encoded by the coding sequence ATGTCCGATATGTCTCCCAATCGCCCGTATCTGATACGGGCGATCCACGAGTGGATCTGTGATAACGGCCTGACGACCCATCTGGCGGTGAATGCTTCCTACCCCGGGGTGGAAGTGCCCCAGGATTTTGTTCAGGACGGTCAAATCGTGTTGAATATTGCGCCGCGGGCGGTGACGAACTTCATTGCCGGCAATGAGGAAATCACTTTTTCCGCCCGCTTCGGTGGGATGCCCATGACCCTGCGGGTGCCCGTGAATGCGGTGGTAGCTGTCTTCGCTCGCGAGAACGGTCAAGGCATGGCTTTCGACCCGGCAGAGCCGCCTCCTGAGCCGACCCCTCCGGAACCGGAAAAGGACGACAGCAAGGGAAAAGTCAGCCATCTGAAGGTGGTGAAATAA
- a CDS encoding BON domain-containing protein codes for MAARFTRFSNVLALLLMLAGTTGCVSLSKGMSDQPVDQNHGKRTFGAFIEDGNIERKVAVNLARASTELDESRIVVVSYNGNVLLAGQVANEDLKVQAGNIAEKVRHVRHVHNELQVVGSNSFLARTNDTWLTSKVKSRLLINGDAPGWRTKVVTENGVVYLMGLLTREEADAVVEQVQKVYGVQKIVKIIEYID; via the coding sequence ATGGCCGCACGCTTCACCCGCTTCAGCAACGTCCTGGCCTTGCTTCTCATGCTGGCCGGCACCACCGGCTGTGTTTCCCTGTCCAAGGGCATGTCCGATCAACCTGTCGACCAGAACCATGGGAAACGCACCTTCGGCGCCTTTATCGAGGACGGCAACATTGAGCGCAAGGTCGCCGTGAATCTGGCCCGTGCCAGCACTGAACTGGACGAGTCTCGCATTGTGGTAGTGAGCTATAACGGCAACGTCCTGCTCGCCGGCCAGGTGGCCAACGAAGACCTGAAGGTCCAGGCCGGCAATATCGCCGAGAAGGTTCGCCATGTACGCCATGTGCACAATGAGCTGCAGGTAGTTGGATCCAACTCTTTTCTGGCACGCACCAATGACACCTGGCTGACCAGCAAGGTCAAAAGCCGCCTGCTGATCAACGGCGATGCCCCCGGCTGGCGCACCAAGGTGGTCACGGAAAACGGTGTGGTCTACCTGATGGGCCTGCTGACCCGCGAAGAAGCCGACGCAGTGGTCGAGCAGGTACAGAAGGTGTATGGCGTGCAGAAAATCGTGAAGATTATTGAGTATATCGACTGA
- a CDS encoding phosphoheptose isomerase, translating to MSVDRIRQLFAESIETKAKAGEVLPTVIEAAGQAMVECLLNGGKILTCGNGGSAGDAQHFSSELLNRFEMERPALPAIALTTDSSTLTSIANDYSYNEIFSKQVRALGSSGDILLAISTSGNSANVIQAIQAAHDREMRVVAMTGKEGGEMVNLYGPNDIEIRVPATSTARIQEVHLLVIHSLCDYIDQQLFGGQ from the coding sequence ATGAGCGTGGACCGTATCCGGCAACTGTTTGCCGAAAGCATTGAAACCAAAGCCAAGGCCGGCGAAGTGCTTCCCACCGTCATCGAAGCGGCTGGCCAAGCCATGGTGGAATGCCTGCTCAACGGCGGCAAGATTCTTACCTGTGGGAATGGCGGTTCCGCCGGCGACGCCCAGCATTTTTCTTCCGAGCTGCTCAATCGGTTCGAAATGGAGCGTCCGGCATTGCCAGCAATCGCGCTGACCACCGACTCCTCCACACTCACCTCTATCGCCAACGATTACAGCTATAACGAAATTTTTTCCAAGCAGGTCCGTGCTCTAGGCAGTAGTGGCGACATTCTGCTGGCCATCTCTACCAGCGGCAACTCTGCCAACGTCATCCAGGCCATCCAGGCCGCCCACGACCGGGAAATGCGCGTTGTCGCCATGACCGGCAAGGAAGGCGGTGAAATGGTCAACCTGTATGGCCCCAATGACATCGAGATCCGGGTGCCTGCCACCTCCACCGCTCGCATCCAGGAAGTTCACCTGCTGGTGATCCACTCCCTGTGCGACTACATCGACCAGCAACTGTTCGGAGGCCAGTAA
- a CDS encoding YraN family protein: MKLRRSNKDSGGEAEKQAAHWLTQQGLAVVARNFRCRQGEIDLIMQDGDTLVFTEVRWRSYRSHGGALASVDRHKQRRLILAAQHYLARHPQYHDRPCRFDVLGMEPDNNDTVRYQWIQNAFYSE, translated from the coding sequence GTGAAGTTACGGCGCAGTAACAAAGATTCCGGTGGCGAAGCGGAAAAACAGGCTGCACACTGGCTGACGCAGCAGGGGCTGGCAGTTGTGGCTCGCAATTTCCGCTGTCGGCAGGGCGAAATCGACCTGATCATGCAGGATGGTGACACCCTGGTATTCACGGAAGTGCGTTGGCGCAGTTATCGTAGCCATGGCGGCGCCCTGGCTTCCGTTGATCGCCACAAGCAACGCCGGCTGATCCTGGCGGCTCAGCATTACCTGGCCCGCCACCCGCAATACCATGATCGGCCCTGCCGCTTTGATGTACTGGGAATGGAACCGGACAATAACGACACTGTCCGTTATCAGTGGATACAAAACGCGTTCTACAGCGAGTAG
- a CDS encoding penicillin-binding protein activator → MEFRKARLAALLAAAVIAGCSTTTPPRTTVYEQPSAPKVAATPSALSAARSQLATMKTDARINAALQWAEDYLDQQRAGDASQLLADLNPQVMDDEQRFSWILLSGRAQLGDQRPDEALGLLQSHQSDILQYPAEKQARLDLLKADALAMKGDLTRSLQERVAAHPLLGGDDQDYNHGMIWQLLMQLSNTELADAIEGSSGDLRGWLTLAQLYRDPIADLDAQVSRLNQWSAQWRTHPATEDVPDILEALEKAANEKPSKVAILLPTTGPLKNAGKALQEGIMTAYYRHKQNGNPPVLRFYDSGSDNILTLYDQAIQDGADFVLGPLAKDKAATIANQGSLPVTTLALNYIDQDNLPENFFQFGLAPEDEARQIAMQGAREGASQAGILYPQGEWGERVAQAFAEEWQSLGGTITVTRTYQEGPTLGDTVKELLLVAQSQSRGEAVSRFTSLDMDIQPRRRQDMGFLFLLANPNQGRQVKPALNFHYAKDLPVYSTALIHSGESNPRRDQDLNGVRFVDMPWMLSNEDSELRRMTEKQWPEGHGRYERLFAMGIDAYRLQSRLYLLSTLPSSELPGVTGRLRMKQQRIVRELDWGVFINGEARALPKVSEPGNSSRSREVTAQ, encoded by the coding sequence ATGGAATTCAGAAAGGCCCGTTTGGCAGCCCTGCTTGCTGCCGCAGTCATCGCCGGCTGTTCTACCACAACCCCTCCGCGCACCACGGTTTATGAACAGCCGTCGGCTCCCAAGGTTGCCGCCACTCCCTCGGCGCTGTCGGCTGCCCGCAGTCAGCTGGCCACCATGAAAACCGATGCCCGCATCAATGCTGCACTGCAATGGGCAGAGGATTATCTGGACCAGCAACGGGCCGGCGATGCCAGCCAGTTGCTGGCCGATCTGAACCCACAGGTCATGGACGACGAGCAGCGGTTTTCATGGATACTGCTCAGCGGTCGTGCTCAGCTTGGCGACCAACGACCCGACGAGGCACTTGGCCTGCTGCAAAGCCACCAAAGTGACATCCTCCAATACCCCGCGGAGAAACAGGCCCGGCTGGACCTACTCAAAGCAGACGCCTTGGCCATGAAGGGGGATCTGACCCGCAGCCTTCAAGAACGAGTAGCCGCACACCCTTTGCTGGGGGGCGATGACCAGGACTACAACCACGGCATGATTTGGCAGTTGCTGATGCAGCTGTCCAATACCGAACTGGCCGATGCCATTGAAGGCAGCAGCGGCGATTTGCGTGGCTGGCTGACTCTGGCACAACTTTACCGGGACCCAATCGCCGACCTGGATGCCCAGGTCAGCCGACTGAATCAATGGAGCGCCCAGTGGCGCACTCACCCGGCCACCGAGGACGTTCCTGACATTCTTGAGGCTCTGGAAAAAGCCGCCAACGAAAAACCCAGCAAGGTTGCCATTCTGCTGCCCACCACCGGCCCCCTGAAGAATGCCGGCAAGGCCCTGCAGGAAGGCATTATGACTGCCTACTATCGACACAAGCAGAACGGCAACCCACCGGTATTGCGCTTCTACGATTCCGGTAGCGACAACATCCTTACCCTCTATGACCAGGCCATTCAGGACGGCGCCGACTTTGTCCTCGGTCCACTGGCCAAAGACAAGGCTGCCACCATTGCCAACCAGGGCTCTCTGCCCGTTACCACACTGGCCCTGAACTACATTGATCAGGACAACCTGCCCGAAAATTTCTTCCAGTTCGGCCTCGCCCCGGAAGACGAAGCTCGCCAGATAGCCATGCAGGGTGCTCGTGAAGGCGCCAGCCAGGCAGGCATCCTTTATCCGCAAGGGGAATGGGGAGAACGGGTTGCCCAGGCTTTCGCTGAAGAATGGCAATCCCTTGGCGGCACAATAACGGTGACACGCACCTATCAGGAAGGCCCCACCCTGGGTGACACCGTCAAGGAGTTGCTGCTGGTTGCGCAAAGTCAGAGCCGCGGCGAGGCAGTCAGCCGCTTCACCAGCCTGGACATGGATATCCAGCCACGCCGCCGCCAGGACATGGGGTTTCTGTTCCTGCTGGCCAACCCCAATCAGGGGCGCCAGGTGAAACCAGCCCTGAATTTTCATTACGCCAAGGATTTGCCGGTGTATTCCACCGCCCTGATACACAGCGGCGAGTCCAACCCTCGCCGCGATCAGGACCTGAACGGCGTCCGCTTTGTGGACATGCCCTGGATGTTAAGCAACGAGGACTCGGAGCTACGCAGAATGACCGAGAAACAATGGCCCGAAGGTCACGGTCGTTACGAGCGCCTGTTCGCCATGGGCATTGATGCCTACCGGCTACAAAGCCGTCTCTACCTTTTGAGCACCCTGCCCTCCAGTGAGCTGCCCGGCGTCACTGGCCGTCTAAGAATGAAACAACAACGCATCGTGCGCGAACTGGACTGGGGCGTCTTCATCAATGGTGAAGCCCGCGCCCTACCCAAGGTGTCCGAGCCGGGGAACAGCAGCAGGTCCCGTGAAGTTACGGCGCAGTAA
- the rsmI gene encoding 16S rRNA (cytidine(1402)-2'-O)-methyltransferase, with protein MYIVSTPIGNLDDISRRAIALLGEVDWVAAEDTRHSQRMLEQLGIRCRLISCHDHNESARSEELVARLQSGEQGALISDAGTPLVSDPGYRLVRACHQAGVPVVPIPGASALLAALAAAGQPSDRFLFEGFVPAKGAPRQQAIERLAKLSVTSIIYEAPHRVLSFLEALKPLVEKDREISLCRELTKQFETIRMGTVADICDWVASDRNQQRGELVLVLSPAAQTADWSDKDQALAKSLLAELPVSRVAKIMAAHTGLKRQAVYALLEGS; from the coding sequence TTGTATATTGTTAGTACACCGATCGGAAATCTGGATGACATTAGTCGTCGGGCGATAGCGCTACTGGGTGAGGTGGACTGGGTGGCTGCGGAAGATACCCGGCACAGTCAGCGCATGCTGGAGCAGCTGGGGATTCGCTGCCGGCTGATCAGCTGTCATGATCACAACGAAAGTGCCCGCAGTGAAGAGCTGGTGGCTCGTTTGCAGTCAGGAGAGCAGGGTGCTCTGATCAGCGATGCGGGTACGCCGCTGGTCAGTGATCCCGGCTATCGTCTGGTGCGCGCTTGCCACCAGGCTGGTGTTCCGGTGGTGCCGATTCCCGGTGCGTCGGCGCTGCTGGCCGCGTTGGCGGCAGCGGGGCAGCCGTCTGATCGTTTTCTTTTCGAGGGCTTTGTGCCGGCCAAGGGGGCGCCCCGGCAGCAGGCCATCGAGCGCCTGGCCAAGTTGTCGGTCACAAGTATTATCTACGAAGCACCGCACCGGGTGCTGTCCTTCCTGGAAGCACTGAAACCGCTGGTTGAAAAAGATCGTGAAATCTCGCTTTGCCGTGAGCTGACCAAGCAATTTGAGACGATTCGCATGGGCACCGTGGCTGATATTTGTGATTGGGTGGCCTCAGATCGCAATCAGCAGCGCGGCGAACTGGTACTGGTGCTGTCCCCCGCCGCACAAACTGCGGACTGGAGCGATAAGGACCAGGCACTGGCCAAATCCCTGCTGGCGGAACTGCCGGTGTCCCGGGTAGCGAAAATCATGGCTGCCCACACCGGACTGAAGCGCCAGGCGGTGTATGCGCTCCTTGAAGGCAGTTAA